In the genome of Tannockella kyphosi, one region contains:
- a CDS encoding MATE family efflux transporter, producing the protein MKNNLVEGKLLPTLLKFTIPVLFALLLQVTYGTVDLIIVGRFSQVEQVSAVTTGSQIITTITSLCTGLSMGTTILIGNYIGAKQSDKAGHVVGSSILLFLTMAIIIMGFLFIGKDLIITLMHVPESAIYSTGQYLFISSLGVILIVAYNVLGSVFRGIGDSKTPLIAVFIACIINILGDLLLTGFFGLGAMGAAIATVTAQGTSVLLSLIRIKKIALPFHFEVSMICFDKEVIKKVLQLGVPIALQSVLVSISFLSITAIINVMGVYVSAAVGVVEKLTGMIMLVPQAFMQSLSAFTAQNMGANKHQRAVKGLKYGILISLFFGVIMAYIGAFHGEVLIRFFTSDANIMKEAVLYLKSYSIDTVLVCFIFCFTGFFNGTGNTTFVMLQSIIGSYCIRVPLAYLISTLEGTNLFYVGLATPFTSFIQIIVCFIFYFYIKKNFNKEH; encoded by the coding sequence ATGAAAAATAATTTAGTAGAAGGAAAATTATTACCAACATTATTAAAATTTACGATACCTGTTTTATTTGCTTTACTACTACAAGTAACGTATGGAACTGTGGATTTAATTATTGTAGGTAGATTTAGTCAAGTAGAACAAGTATCTGCAGTTACTACAGGAAGTCAGATTATTACAACAATCACCTCTTTGTGTACTGGATTATCGATGGGAACTACTATTTTAATAGGAAACTATATTGGTGCAAAACAAAGTGATAAAGCAGGACATGTAGTAGGATCCAGTATTTTATTGTTTTTAACTATGGCTATCATTATTATGGGCTTTTTATTTATTGGTAAAGATTTAATTATAACTTTGATGCACGTACCAGAAAGTGCTATTTATTCAACAGGACAATATTTATTTATTTCATCGTTAGGAGTTATATTAATTGTTGCTTATAATGTTTTAGGAAGTGTTTTTAGAGGAATAGGAGATTCTAAAACACCTTTAATTGCTGTATTTATTGCTTGTATTATTAATATTTTAGGAGACTTGTTATTAACTGGATTTTTTGGTTTAGGTGCAATGGGAGCTGCTATTGCAACTGTTACAGCACAAGGAACAAGTGTTTTATTATCATTGATTCGTATAAAAAAGATTGCTTTACCATTTCATTTTGAAGTTAGTATGATTTGTTTTGATAAAGAAGTTATAAAAAAAGTATTACAATTAGGAGTTCCAATAGCCTTGCAAAGTGTTTTAGTAAGCATTTCCTTTTTATCAATTACCGCCATTATTAATGTAATGGGTGTTTATGTATCAGCAGCAGTTGGAGTTGTTGAAAAATTAACAGGAATGATTATGTTAGTACCACAAGCTTTTATGCAATCTTTATCTGCATTCACAGCACAAAATATGGGGGCAAATAAACATCAAAGAGCTGTTAAAGGATTAAAATATGGGATTTTGATTTCACTTTTCTTTGGGGTGATTATGGCATATATTGGTGCATTTCATGGAGAAGTATTAATTCGTTTCTTTACTAGTGACGCTAATATTATGAAAGAAGCTGTCCTATATTTAAAATCATATTCGATAGATACTGTCCTAGTATGTTTTATTTTCTGTTTTACAGGATTCTTTAATGGAACAGGGAATACAACCTTTGTTATGTTACAATCTATTATTGGCTCTTATTGTATTCGTGTACCATTAGCTTATCTAATCAGTACTTTAGAAGGAACAAACTTATTCTATGTAGGATTAGCAACTCCTTTTACTTCTTTTATACAAATTATTGTATGTTTTATTTTTTATTTTTACATCAAAAAGAACTTTAATAAAGAACATTAA
- a CDS encoding alpha/beta fold hydrolase codes for MKFRKERIKITAVSYLKQLNLNGINQKVLIEGKSSYNPVLICLHGLGTSLPFSCGSRGLYPDFIKNYTMVYWDQLGCGINNQVLEDVSVDDYVNMTFDLINEIRALFPNNKIYLFGMSWGSLLALKVMAQDNPIDGAICYGQLSKDMYFSEDTFEELTDYCHRVKALARIEEIHQEPSHCYQNVVEISKYIKKYSNGYIHKKTTATNFLPIMLGNFLSQDYKTKDFLALFKNGFTKNESLINEIIGLDVSEDFKKISKPYYIIQGANDIITPTSSLVKVIGDVNNSNIRLNIMEEASHIPSSQAMDLLFGQLEECFK; via the coding sequence ATGAAATTTAGAAAAGAAAGAATTAAAATAACAGCAGTTAGTTATTTAAAACAACTTAATTTAAATGGAATAAATCAAAAAGTATTAATAGAAGGGAAAAGTAGTTATAACCCTGTATTAATTTGTTTACATGGTTTAGGAACTTCATTACCTTTTTCATGTGGATCGAGAGGATTATATCCTGATTTTATTAAAAACTATACTATGGTTTATTGGGATCAATTAGGATGTGGGATAAATAATCAAGTATTGGAAGATGTATCAGTAGATGATTATGTGAACATGACATTTGATTTAATTAACGAAATAAGAGCTTTATTTCCAAATAATAAAATATATTTATTTGGTATGTCTTGGGGTTCATTATTAGCTCTAAAAGTAATGGCTCAAGATAATCCTATCGATGGTGCTATTTGTTATGGACAATTATCAAAAGATATGTATTTTAGTGAAGATACTTTTGAGGAACTAACGGATTATTGTCATCGAGTAAAAGCACTTGCTAGAATTGAAGAAATTCATCAAGAGCCATCTCATTGTTATCAAAATGTTGTAGAAATATCAAAATATATTAAGAAGTATTCGAATGGATATATTCATAAAAAAACAACAGCAACTAATTTTTTACCAATTATGTTAGGTAACTTTTTGAGTCAAGACTATAAAACAAAAGACTTTTTAGCTTTATTTAAAAATGGTTTTACTAAAAATGAATCATTGATTAATGAAATTATTGGATTAGATGTTAGTGAAGATTTCAAAAAAATATCCAAACCATATTATATTATCCAAGGAGCCAATGATATTATTACACCAACTAGTTCTTTAGTAAAAGTAATAGGAGATGTTAATAATTCAAATATTCGATTAAATATAATGGAAGAAGCTAGTCATATTCCATCTTCTCAAGCGATGGATTTGTTGTTTGGTCAATTGGAAGAATGTTTTAAATAG
- a CDS encoding methylated-DNA--[protein]-cysteine S-methyltransferase yields the protein MTYAYYQSIIGIIEVGFKEEVVYSIKIKEKQGISNATKFSDFVFSQISQYLVGERKEFSFRYQLIGTEFQIKVWNALLTIPYGQTKSYQDIANAIDNPKACRAVGNANHHNPILLVIPCHRCIQANGKIGGFGLGIDIKIKLLRLEKGQ from the coding sequence ATGACATATGCATATTATCAAAGTATTATTGGGATCATTGAAGTTGGTTTTAAAGAGGAAGTAGTTTATTCTATCAAAATAAAAGAAAAACAAGGTATATCGAATGCTACAAAGTTCAGTGATTTCGTTTTTTCTCAAATATCACAATATTTAGTAGGAGAACGTAAAGAGTTTAGTTTTCGCTATCAGTTAATAGGTACTGAATTTCAAATAAAAGTATGGAATGCACTTTTAACTATCCCTTATGGACAAACCAAAAGTTATCAAGATATCGCAAATGCAATAGATAATCCCAAAGCATGTCGAGCTGTTGGTAATGCAAATCATCATAATCCTATTCTTTTGGTTATTCCTTGTCATCGTTGTATTCAAGCGAATGGAAAAATAGGTGGATTTGGATTAGGTATTGATATAAAAATAAAATTATTAAGATTAGAAAAAGGGCAATAG
- the dtd gene encoding D-aminoacyl-tRNA deacylase, whose amino-acid sequence MKLVIQKVSESCVKVDNNIVGEIKQGFMILVGITQSDTKELIDKMVDKVIHLRIFEDDQGKLNLSLLDIKGEILSISQFTLYANCKKGRRPSFIDAANGEIAKPLYDYFNEQLVMKGVHVETGVFGGDMKVSLINDGPITVVLDSEKLF is encoded by the coding sequence ATGAAATTAGTTATTCAAAAAGTTAGTGAAAGCTGTGTGAAGGTAGATAATAATATAGTAGGGGAAATAAAGCAGGGTTTTATGATATTGGTGGGTATTACACAAAGTGATACAAAAGAGTTGATAGATAAAATGGTGGACAAAGTAATTCATTTACGTATATTTGAAGATGATCAAGGGAAGCTTAATCTATCCTTATTAGATATAAAGGGTGAAATACTTTCTATTTCTCAGTTCACTTTATACGCTAATTGTAAAAAAGGAAGAAGACCAAGTTTTATTGATGCGGCTAATGGTGAGATTGCAAAACCATTATATGATTACTTTAATGAACAATTAGTAATGAAAGGTGTTCATGTGGAAACAGGAGTCTTTGGTGGAGATATGAAAGTATCCTTAATAAATGATGGTCCAATCACAGTGGTTTTAGATAGTGAAAAACTTTTTTAA